Proteins from one Aspergillus nidulans FGSC A4 chromosome VIII genomic window:
- a CDS encoding putative glycogen debranching enzyme Gdb1 (transcript_id=CADANIAT00002354), producing the protein MSNETFYLLPLNDDGSPDVPGGFIYLPPPDHPKYSLRFLIEGSSSICRDGTLWINIPEIGKSFDRQSFRPFKLYPDFSRNIQIDVPVTCPGSFAYYVTYSPLPEFTITSSAPVKPARTPTHYIDVSPRLSLAGEGIPLNALSIFSVNSKFMGKYPEDWNQYLNSISRRKYNMVHFTPLMKRGASNSPYSIFDQLQFDDIAFPNGENDVQKLIKDMEEKHSLLSLADVVWNHTANNSKWLEEHPEAGYSVETAPWLEAALELDTALLKFSHELQKRGLPTDFKTVDDLTLVMNEVKNHVIEDLCLWEFYVLDVKSNARRVIDEWKVSTNSDIERGRWAQLDLGAYKAWSLEDQASLIRQKGVPTAGQILGRYSREIDTQLGVAIATALFGNFDATSSDLTAVENTLRKLLDVVNVPFYKEYNSDVTEIMSQLFNRIKYLRIDDHGPKLGPVTDQNPLIESYFTRLPLNEITKKHSPKALALANNGWIWNADAMRDNAGPNSRAYLRREVIVWGDCVKLRYGDGPEDNPFLWDFMARYTRLMAKYFSGFRIDNCHSTPLVVAEYLIDEARKIRPDLAIFAELFTGSEEADYIFVKRLGINALIREAMQAWSAGELSRLVHRHGGRPIGSFELDLPSPGLDLSKSQVSGSEREIIRSIRPIPVPALFMDCTHDNEMPAQKRTATDTLPNAALVAMCDSAIGSVMGYDEVYPKIVDLVHETRLYSFFDLPESPTLDELVNLKGISGLKRLLNELHTMMGQMGYDETFIHHDGEYITVHRVHPQTRKGIFLIAHTAFPGQNSGALLAPIHLAATRAKPIGSWLLKVQELSDDKERALSDKVYLQGLPSEVLKIEGARIEETDRETIISVLDPFIPGSIALFETSIPSLEHADELSNDAITDGAVEAFSELSLIDLNFVLYRCDAEERDSSGGQDGVYDIPNHGPLVYAGLQGWWSILEGIIRYNELGHPLCDHLRQGQWALDYIVNRLMKATKNPQYAALRRPAEWLEAKFQIVRGLPSFLLPRYFAIIVQTAYVAAWNRGIQLLGDDVRVGQAFTQQLAMVSVQQTGFVNSASLWPKKSVPSLAAGLPHFATDWARCWGRDVFISLRGLLLCTGRFIDAKEHILAFASVLKHGMIPNLLGSGKLPRYNSRDSIWFLLQAIQDYTKMAPDGLELLQDKTPRRFLPYDDTWFPFDDPKAYSQTSTIVDIIQEVFQRHAQGISFREYNAGPELDVQMKSEGFNIDIRVNWETGLIFGGSQHNCGTWQDKMGESEKAGNKGVPGTPRDGAAIEITGLLYSALKWVTELNKQGLFPYDKVDIGNGKSITFEGWAAKVKTNFERCYYIPLDPNDDDQYDIDSGIVNRRGIYKDLYRSGKPYEDYQLRSNFPIAMVVSPELFDPSKALGALAIADSVLAGPLGMATLDPSDLNYRPDYNNAEDSTDFATSKGRNYHQGPEWVWLRGYFLRALLYFDLARRKTADERTEAFQQVTRRLAGCKKALRESPWKGLTELTNRNGNHCADSSPTQSWSAGCLLDLYYDASRYI; encoded by the exons ATGTCTAACGAGACCTTCTACTTGCTTCCCTTGAACGACGATGGCTCTCCGGACGTGCCTGGGGGTTTTATCTATCTTCCCCCACCAGACCATCCAAAGTATTCGCTCCGATTCCTTATCGAGGGGAGCAGCTCAATATGCAGGGATGGGACGCTTTGGATAAATATTCCTGAGATTGGAAAATCGTTTGATCGTCAATCGTTTCGGCCTTTTAA GTTATATCCGGACTTTAGCAGAAACATTCAGATCGATGTCCCAGTCACCTGTCCCGGGTCTTTCGCATACTATGTAACCTACTCGCCACTCCCGGAGTTTACTATCACATCCAGCGCGCCGGTGAAGCCAGCAAGGACTCCGACTCATTACATTGATGTGTCTCCAAGGCTCAGTCTTGCGGGCGAGGGTATACCACTCAATGCTCTATCAATATTCTCGGTGAATTCCAAATTCATGGGTAAGTATCCGGAGGATTGGAATCAATACCTGAACAGTATCTCTCGGCGCAAGTATAACATGGTTCACTTCACTCCGTTGATGAAACGAGGGGCATCCAACTCGCCGTATAGCATTTTTGATCAACTGCAATTTGACGATATTGCATTTCCGAACGGAGAAAATGATGTTCAAAAACTCATCAAAGacatggaggagaagcacTCCCTACTGTCCTTGGCTGATGTCGTGTGGAATCACACTGCCAACAACAGCAAATGGCTCGAGGAACACCCAGAGGCTGGATACAGCGTTGAAACTGCTCCCTGGCTCGAAGCagcgctggagctggacACTGCATTATTGAAATTCAGCCATGAACTACAAAAGCGCGGTCTGCCAACTGACTTTAAGACTGTCGACGATCTGACGCTCGTTATGAACGAAGTGAAGAACCATGTTATAGAAGACCTATGCCTCTGGGAGTTTTACGTTCTCGACGTTAAGAGCAATGCTCGGAGGGTTATAGACGAGTGGAAAGTATCCACAAACAGCGATATAGAACGTGGGCGCTGGGCGCAGCTCGATCTAGGAGCCTACAAAGCGTGGTCATTGGAAGATCAGGCAAGCCTCATTCGCCAGAAAGGAGTCCCGACTGCGGGCCAAATCCTCGGAAGATACAGTCGAGAAATTGATACTCAACTCGGGGTGGCCATTGCTACTGCACTGTTTGGAAACTTTGACGCCACGTCGTCGGACTTGACTGCGGTTGAGAATACCCTGCGCAAGCTGCTCGACGTAGTCAATGTGCCGTTTTACAAGGAGTACAACTCAGATGTCACCGAAATCATGAGTCAGCTTTTCAATCGTATCAAGTACCTGAGGATTGATGACCATGGACCGAAGCTCGGTCCTGTGACCGACCAAAATCCGCTCATAGAGTCGTACTTCACCAGACTGCCTCTGAACGAAATCACTAAGAAACACAGCCCCAAAGCATTAGCCCTCGCCAACAATGGCTGGATATGGAACGCGGATGCTATGCGCGATAACGCTGGGCCCAATTCTAGGGCATACCTACGGCGAGAAGTGATTGTCTGGGGAGACTGTGTCAAATTGCGGTATGGAGATGGCCCTGAAGACAACCCTTTCTTATGGGACTTCATGGCCAGGTACACTCGCTTAATGGCCAAGTACTTTTCTGGCTTCAGAATTGACAATTGTCACTCCACACCTTTGGTAGTTGCAGAGTACCTGATTGACGAGGCACGAAAAATCCGCCCCGACCTTGCAATTTTTGCCGAACTTTTTACGGGGTCTGAAGAAGCCGATTATATTTTTGTCAAGCGGCTCGGTATTAACGCACTCATCCGCGAGGCCATGCAAGCCTGGAGCGCGGGAGAGCTAAGCCGTTTGGTGCACCGTCATGGTGGCCGTCCCATAGGCAGTTTTGAGTTGGATCTGCCCTCCCCAGGCCTAGATCTTTCAAAATCCCAAGTGAGTGGTAGCGAGAGGGAAATAATACGCAGTATACGCCCCATTCCCGTTCCAGCGTTGTTCATGGACTGTACACATGACAATGAAATGCCAGCGCAAAAGAGAACGGCGACAGATACACTACCAAACGCTGCTCTTGTAGCAATGTGTGACTCTGCCATTGGAAGCGTTATGGGATATGATGAAGTCTATCCCAAAATCGTGGATCTTGTGCATGAAACCCGACTGTACTCCTTCTTTGATCTTCCGGAATCCCCAACTCTTGACGAACTGGTCAATCTTAAGGGGATCAGTGGCTTGAAGCGGCTGCTCAACGAACTTCATACTATGATGGGTCAAATGGGGTACGATGAAACTTTCATTCATCATGATGGTGAATACATCACCGTGCATAGGGTGCATCCACAAACGCGAAAGGGTATATTCTTGATCGCCCATACAGCTTTTCCCGGTCAGAATAGCGGAGCCCTTCTCGCCCCTATACACCTCGCTGCTACTCGAGCCAAGCCTATCGGATCGTGGCTCCTCAAGGTTCAAGAACTATCTGACGACAAGGAGCGTGCCCTATCGGACAAAGTTTACCTTCAAGGATTGCCAAGTGAGGTTTTGAAGATCGAGGGTGCTCGAATTGAAGAAACAGATCGCGAAACTATAATCTCAGTTTTAGACCCATTCATCCCAGGATCTATTGCATTATTCGAGACATCAATACCCAGTCTTGAGCACGCAGATGAGCTGAGTAATGATGCTATTACTGATGGAGCAGTGGAGGCATTTTCGGAACTGAGCTTGATTGACCTGAACTTTGTGCTCTACCGCTGCGATGCTGAAGAACGTGATTCAAGCGGTGGCCAGGATGGAGTCTATGACATCCCAAACCACGGACCATTGGTTTATGCTGGCCTTCAGGGTTGGTGGAGTATTTTGGAAGGCATCATCAGATACAATGAGCTGGGCCATCCGCTCTGCGATCATCTCAGACAAGGCCAGTGGGCCCTTGACTATATTGTTAATCGCTTGATGAAAGCCACAAAAAATCCACAGTATGCCGCTCTTAGGCGTCCCGCTGAATGGTTGGAAGCAAAGTTCCAAATCGTCCGCGGTCTACcgagctttcttcttcctcgctaCTTTGCTATAATTGTTCAAACCGCTTATGTGGCTGCCTGGAACAGGGGTATACAGCTCCTGGGTGATGATGTGAGGGTGGGTCAGGCTTTCACCCAACAGCTTGCCATGGTCAGCGTGCAGCAGACTGGATTTGTGAATTCCGCATCATTATGGCCCAAAAAATCAGTCCCAAGTCTTGCAGCTGGTCTACCGCATTTTGCAACAGATTGGGCTAGATGTTGGGGCCGTGATGTCTTCATATCTCTTAGGGGACTACTTCTGTGCACTGGAAGATTCATTGACGCTAAGGAGCATATCCTCGCTTTTGCCAGCGTGCTAAAGCATGGTATGATTCCTAATCTATTAGGCAGCGGTAAACTTCCGCGGTATAACTCTCGCGATTCCATATGGTTTTTGCTGCAGGCTATACAAGATTACACGAAGATGGCACCTGACGGTCTTGAATTGCTGCAAGACAAGACTCCCAGACGATTCCTACCGTACGACGATACGTGGTTCCCATTTGATGATCCGAAGGCATATTCGCAGACCTCAACCATCGTGGATATAATCCAAGAAGTATTCCAGCGCCATGCACAAGGAATCTCCTTTCGTGAGTATAATGCGGGCCCAGAGCTCGATGTGCAGATGAAATCGGAGGGATTCAATATCGACATCCGCGTGAACTGGGAAACAGGTTTGATTTTTGGCGGCAGCCAGCACAACTGTGGGACATGGCAAGACAAGATGGGAGAAAGCGAGAAAGCCGGTAACAAGGGTGTACCCGGTACTCCACGAGATGGCGCTGCTATTGAAATTACCGGACTGCTTTACAGTGCCCTGAAGTGGGTTACAGAACTTAACAAGCAGGGCTTGTTTCCTTACGACAAAGTGGATATTGGAAATGGCAAATCTATCACATTCGAAGGCTGGGCTGCGAAGGTGAAAACTAATTTCGAGCGCTGCTATTATATACCGCTGGATCCGAATGATGACGATCAATACGACATCGACTCCGGAATTGTGAATCGTCGGGGCATCTACAAAGACCTTTACAGATCGGGTAAACCTTACGAGGACTACCAGCTTCGGTCTAATTTCCCAATCGCCATGGTTGTGTCACCAGAACTGTTTGATCCTTCCAAAGCGCTGGGTGCGCTCGCTATTGCCGATTCTGTGCTTGCTGGTCCCCTAGGAATGGCTACGCTCGATCCTTCTGATCTGAACTATCGCCCAGACTACAATAACGCGGAAGACTCCACCGATTTTGCAACATCAAAAGGCAGAAACTACCATCAAGGTCCGGAGTGGGTTTGGCTACGAGGATACTTTCTCCGCGCACTCTTGTACTTTGATCTTGCGCGACGCAAGACTGCGGATGAGCGGACGGAAGCATTCCAGCAGGTAACAAGAAGGCTAGCGGGTTGCAAGAAAGCTCTGAGGGAAAGCCCTTGGAAGGGCCTTACTGAGCTAACAAATAGGAACGGCAATCATTGTGCAGACTCG TCACCAACTCAATCATGGTCGGCAGGTTGTCTACTCGATCTTTATTATGACGCCTCACGGTATATTTAA
- a CDS encoding glycerol-3-phosphate dehydrogenase (NAD(+)) gfdA (transcript_id=CADANIAT00002355) produces MRLCQLLRSRANPVIPRLRPSQQFRSIQIIRNSLPRSTSLKLSGPSCLRPPSKSISSYYPTTTTAANNMGSLGPYKQKHKVTVVGSGNWGTAIAKIVAENTASNPAVFEKDVQMWVFEEKVEIPKSSKHYDPASSLCQGPQNLTDIINHTHENIKYLPGITLPENLIANPSLVDAVQDSTILVFNLPHQFIINICEQIKGKIVPYARGISCIKGVDVNEEGVHLFSETIGKILGIYCGALSGANIANEVAQEKWSESSIGYDPPHFDSKAPSPPNRSPSASTDNILHFEHKDVSGQLSRVKLQALPSEFPPIDHALLKSLFHRPYFHIGVVSDVAGVSLGGALKNVVAVAAGWVVGKGWGDNAKAAIMRVGLLEMVKFGEQFFGATINTRTFTEESAGVADLITSCSGGRNFRCAKLSIERNQPIEKIEETELNGQKLQGTLTAVEVNSFLKKQGLEEEFPLFTAVYRVLQGTMSVDEIPSFIER; encoded by the exons ATGCGTTTGTGTCAGCTTCTCAGATCTCGTGCAAATCCAGTTATACCTCGGTTGCGACCCTCTCAACAGTTCCGATCCATTCAAATCATTCGCAACTCCCTGCCGCGGTCAACGTCATTGAAATTGTCGGGCCCTTCCTGCTTGAGACCCCCTTCAAAATCAATTTCATCATATTATCCTACAACCACCACGGCAGCTAACAACATGGGCTCTCTTGGACCGTATAAGCAAAAGCACAAGGTGACTGTGGTGGGATCGGGTAACTG GGGCACCGCTATAGCCAAAATCGTCGCCGAGAATACTGCCAGCAACCCTGCGGTCTTTGAGAAGGATGTTCAGATGTGGGTTTTcgaggaaaaggtcgagATTCCGAAATCGTCGAAGCATTATGATCCTGcctcttctctttgccaGGGCCCGCAGAATCTGACAGATATTATCAACCATACCCATGAGAATATCAAGTACCTCCCCGGAATTACCCTTCCGGAAAACTTGATTGCCAATCCATCGCTAGTCGACGCGGTTCAAGACAGCACTatcctcgtcttcaacctACCCcatcaattcatcatcaaTATTTGTGAAcagatcaagggcaagattgTCCCATACGCGCGTGGAATTTCTTGCATAAAGGGCGTGGATGTGAATGAGGAAGGAGTCCACCTGTTTTCCGAAACAATTGGAAAGATTCTCGGGATCTACTGTGGCGCCCTGTCCGGTGCCAACATCGCGAATGAGGTCGCCCAGGAAAAGTGGTCCGAGTCTAGCATTGGTTATGATCCACCGCATTTTGACTCTAAAGCCCCTTCTCCTCCCAACCGATCCCCTTCCGCATCGACTGACAATATCCTGCACTTCGAGCACAAAGACGTTTCGGGTCAACTTTCGCGGGTAAAGCTACAGGCTCTACCTTCCGAATTTCCTCCCATCGACCATGCCCTTCTCAAGTCGCTATTCCACCGTCCTTACTTCCATATTGGTGTGGTAAGTGACGTCGCAGGTGTTTCGTTAGGAGGTGCCCTTAAGAATGTCGTTGCTGTCGCGGCAGGGTGGGTTGTGGGCAAAGGATGGGGAGACAATGCGAAGGCTGCAATTATGCGAGTTGGGCTTTTGGAAATGGTGAAGTTCGGCGAACAGTTTTTCGGTGCTACCATCAACACTCGCACCTTCACTGAAGAAAGTGCTGGTGTTGCCGATCTAATCACGAGTTGCAGTGGCGGACGAAACTTCCGCTGCGCAAAGCTTAGCATTGAAAGAAACCAGCCGATTGAGAAAATCGAGGAGACAGAGTTGAACGGCCAGAAGCTGCAAGGCACTTTGACTGCAGTCGAAGTCAACAGTTTCTTGAAAAAGCAAGGTTTAGAAGAAGAGTTCCCATTGTTTACTGCAGTCTACC GAGTTCTTCAAGGCACCATGTCTGTGGACGAGATTCCTTCTTTCATTGAGCGGTAA
- a CDS encoding FAM207/SLX9 family protein (transcript_id=CADANIAT00002356) has product MAPIRSTKQQTNRTKKSAGSAVSKPSVFGDDFRTTKKDKRLIKHSSFVSKIEKNSGKTNKRRRASRKLVANLESLADALPDAETDTNSSGQVNIIKQKTLKHRPGAQKRKEKIEKLERERFVKNMAQMSSISAMTTSNSQPVAAESVSSRWAALRGFISQTMEQQPAFKTNK; this is encoded by the exons ATG GCCCCTATCCGATCTACCAAGCAACAGACAAACCGCACGAAGAAATCTGCGGGAAGCGCGGTTTCCAAACCCTCGGTGTTCGGCGATGATTTCCGAACGACAAAGAAAGACAAGCGCCTCATCAAACACTCCAGCTTTGTGTCAAAAATCGAGAAGAACTCCGGCAAGACGAATAAGCGACGCAGAGCGTCCAGAAAACTTGTTGCCAACCTCGAATCGCTAGCTGATGCTTTGCCCGATGCTGAGACCGACACGAACAGCTCTGGGCAAgtcaacatcatcaaacaGAAAACTTTGAAACACCGACCTGGTGCTCAGAAGCGCAAGGAAAAAATCGAGAAACTGGAGCGAGAACGGTTTGTGAAAAATATGGCGCAGATGTCGAGTATCTCTGCAATGACTACATCGAACTCGCAGCCGGTGGCTGCGGAGTCAGTATCAAGTCGATGGGCCGCGTTACGGGGCTTTATATCTCAGACTATGGAACAGCAGCCTGCGTTCAAGACGAATAAGTGA
- a CDS encoding putative ATP-dependent Clp protease (transcript_id=CADANIAT00002357) has translation MLRLPCRPLSVHRTALRYRPLAIHPSHLRRGFSSSSVSFPTFTQFDRSDFTSQPFSGVYETGLPTAGPLGSTPAFGVRITPKSLKQYLDQFVVGQERAKKILSVAVYNHYQRVQELQRRQEEAEQLLAKRLRREDIQRRQEEREELLGKHASTDSVEHHPVEDEYPGQQRTIYPNNPPTQPSYATDNAEIDESSQLQIEKSNVLLLGPSGVGKTLMCRSLARVLSVPFSISDCTPFTQAGYIGDDAEVCVHRLLAAANYDVEQAERGIIVLDEIDKIAAAKVSHGRDVGGSGVQESLLKLLEGTTVQVQAKQERSAPRLSGTTSSSYPPNGPLGNTPFTPPGGGNVPHKGEVYNVRTDNILFICSGAFAGLHKVVMDRISRGSMGFGQPVRNPPQTSTDRPHSYDSTANQPVPILPGSEEEALYKKHLPFFTPPSLSSPEAEPTYFNALDLINQTDLQNYGFIPELVGRIPVNAALSALSQPLLVRILTEPRNSLVAQYTTLFSLSGIELRFTTPALHKIAANAFTMGTGARALRTEMETILSDAMFETPGSSVKFVLVTENVAERKEKPVYLGRGQGSRFHSMIAAEEDRWEERMRQKKLKDRKGKSPLTFEDGPSISSFKEYRSKASV, from the exons ATGCTACGGCTGCCGTGTCGGCCACTGTCAGTGCACCGCACCGCCCTCCGTTACCGGCCGCTTGCGATTCATCCTTCCCATTTACGTCGCGGtttctcgagctcgtcaGTGTCCTTCCCTACATTTACGCAGTTTGATAGATCCGACTTCACGAGTCAGCCATTCTCTGGCGTATATGAAACTGGATTACCTACGGCTGGTCCGCTAGGATCCACACCTGCATTCGGAGTTCGCATCACACCGAAATCATTGAAGCAATATCTGGATCAATTCGTTGTTGGACAGGAGCGTGCAAAGAAGATCCTGAGTGTCGCAGTGTATAACCATTATCAGCGAGTGCAAGAGCTCCAGAGACGTCAGGAAGAAGCCGAGCAACTGCTTGCCAAGCGTTTGCGCCGAGAGGATATTCAGAGGCGCCAGGAAGAACGTGAGGAGCTTCTCGGCAAACATGCGAGCACGGATTCCGTCGAGCATCACCCGGTCGAAG ACGAGTACCCAGGCCAACAGCGCACGATCTATCCAAACAACCCACCTACCCAGCCTTCCTATGCTACAGATAATGCAGAAATCGACGAATCGTCACAACTACAGATTGAGAAATCCAATGTCCTTCTTTTGGGTCCCTCCGGAGTAGGCAAGACTCTCATGTGCCGCTCATTAGCCCGAGTCTTATCGGTTCCTTTCAGCATCTCAGACTGTACTCCGTTCACACAGGCCGGTTATATCGGGGACGATGCAGAAGTATGCGTACACCGGCTTCTAGCGGCCGCGAACTACGACGTCGAGCAAGCAGAGCGCGGAATAATCGTCCTGGATGAAATAGACAAAATCGCAGCCGCCAAGGTCAGCCATGGCCGTGACGTGGGAGGATCTGGTGTTCAGGAAAGCCTTTTGAAGCTCCTCGAGGGTACGACCGTACAGGTGCAGGCGAAGCAGGAACGCAGTGCGCCACGTCTCAGCGGGACAACCAGTTCTTCATATCCTCCGAATGGCCCATTAGGAAACACCCCCTTTACTCCCCCGGGTGGAGGTAATGTACCTCATAAAGGTGAGGTTTATAATGTCCGCACCGATAATATCCTGTTCATATGTTCCGGCGCGTTTGCCGGACTGCACAAGGTTGTCATGGACCGAATATCGCGTGGCTCAATGGGGTTCGGTCAGCCGGTTCGAAACCCTCCACAGACCTCCACGGACAGGCCACATTCCTACGATTCTACAGCTAACCAGCCCGTTCCTATCCTCCCgggctctgaagaagaagccctaTACAAAAAACACCTCCCTTTTTTCACACCCCCATCACTATCATCTCCTGAAGCCGAACCAACCTACTTTAACGCGCTggacctcatcaaccaaacCGACCTCCAAAATTACGGCTTTATCCCCGAGCTCGTAGGCCGTATTCCGGTCAATGCCGCTCTATCAGCTCTAAGCCAGCCCTTACTCGTCCGCATTCTCACCGAACCTCGCAACTCCCTAGTTGCCCAATACACCACACTCTTCTCATTGTCCGGGATCGAGCTCCGCTTTACAACACCTGCTCTGCACAAAATCGCCGCCAACGCATTCACAATGGGCACAGGGGCGCGTGCGCTTCGCACAGAAATGGAAACAATCCTCAGCGATGCAATGTTCGAAACACCGGGATCAAGCGTCAAATTCGTCCTTGTCACGGAAAACGTGGCAGAGCGCAAGGAAAAGCCCGTGTATCTTGGCCGTGGACAGGGAAGTCGTTTTCACTCCATGattgcggcggaggaggataGGTGGGAAGAGAGGATGCGCCAAAAGAAGCTTAAAGACAGGAAGGGGAAGTCTCCGCTTACATTTGAGGATGGtccttccatctcctctttCAAGGAGTATCGGAGTAAGGCTTCTGTGTAG